In Oryctolagus cuniculus chromosome X, mOryCun1.1, whole genome shotgun sequence, a single window of DNA contains:
- the RLIM gene encoding E3 ubiquitin-protein ligase RLIM produces the protein MENSDSNDKGSGDRSAAQRRSQMDRLDREEAFYQFVNNLSEEEYRLMRDNNLLGTPGESTEEELLRRLQQIKEGPPPQNPDENRGGDSTDDVSNGDSIIDWLNSVRQTGNTTRSGQRGNQSWRAVSRTNPNSGDFRFSLEINVNRNNGSQNSENENEPSVRRSSGENVENSQRQVENPRSESTSTRSSRSERNSSEALAEAPPARGLRRARSRSPDHRRTRARAERSRSPLHPMSEIPRRSHHSISSQTFEHPLVNETEGSSRTRHHVTLRQQITGPELLSRGLFAASGTRNASQGAGSSDTASNGESTGSGQRPPTIVLDLQVRRVRPGEYRQRDSIASRTRSRSQTSNNTVTYESERGGFRRTFSRSERAGVRTYVSTIRIPIRRILNTGLSETTSVAIQTMLRQIMTGFGELSYFMYSDSDSEPSGSVPSRNMERAEPRNGRGSSGGGSSSGSSSSSSSSSSPSSSSSSSGESSESSSEVFEGSNEGSSSSGARREGRHRAPVTFDESGSLPFLSLAQFFLLNEDDDDQPRGLTKEQIDNLAMRSFGENDALKTCSVCITEYTEGNKLRKLPCSHEYHVHCIDRWLSENSTCPICRRAVLASGNRESVV, from the exons ATGGAAAACTCAGATTCTAACGATAAAGGAAGTGGTGATCGGTCTGCAGCACAGCGCAGAAGTCAGATGGACCGATTGGATCGGGAAGAAGCTTTCTATCAATTTGTAAATAACCTGAGTGAAGAAGAATATAGGCTTATGAGAGATAACAATTTGTTGGGCACCCCAG GTGAAAGTACCGAGGAAGAGTTGCTGAGACGACTACAGCAAATTAAAGAGGGCCCACCACCACAAAACCCAGATGAAAATAGAG GTGGAGACTCCACAGATGATGTGTCTAATGGTGACTCCATAATAGACTGGCTTAACTCTGTCAGACAAACTGGAAATACAACAAGAAGTGGGCAAAGAGGAAACCAGTCTTGGAGAGCAGTGAGCCGGACTAATCCAAACAGTGGTGATTTCAGATTCAGCTTAGAAATAAATGTTAACCGTAATAATGGGAGCCAAAATTCAGAGAATGAAAATGAGCCATCTGTAAGACGTTCTAGTGGAGAAAATGTGGAAAACAGCCAAAGGCAAGTGGAAAATCCGCGATCTGAATCAACATCTACAAGATCGTCTAGATCAGAACGAAATTCATCTGAAGCATTAGCAGAGGCTCCACCTGCCAGAGGTCTGAGGAGGGCAAGAAGCAGGAGCCCCGACCATCGGAGAACCAGAGCGAGAGCTGAAAGAAGCAGGTCACCTCTGCATCCAATGAGTGAAATTCCACGAAGGTCTCATCATAGTATCTCATCTCAGACTTTTGAGCATCCTTTGGTAAATGAGACTGAGGGAAGTTCTAGAACCAGACACCATGTGACATTAAGACAGCAGATCACTGGACCAGAGTTGCTAAGTAGGGGTCTTTTTGCAGCTTCTGGAACAAGAAATGCCTCTCAAGGAGCAGGTTCTTCAGACACAGCCAGCAATGGTGAATCCACAGGATCAGGGCAGAGACCTCCAACCATAGTCCTTGATCTTCAAGTGAGAAGAGTTCGTCCTGGGGAATATCGGCAAAGAGATAGCATAGCTAGTAGAACTCGCTCAAGGTCTCAGACATCAAACAACACTGTCACTTATGAAAGTGAACGAGGAGGTTTTAGGCGTACATTTTCACGTTCTGAGCGGGCAGGTGTGAGAACCTATGTCAGTACCATCAGAATTCCCATTCGTAGAATCTTAAATACTGGTTTAAGTGAGACTACATCTGTTGCAATTCAGACCATGTTAAGGCAGATAATGACAGGTTTTGGTGAGTTAAGCTACTTTATGTACAGTGATAGTGATTCAGAACCTAGTGGCTCAGTCCCAAGTCGAAATATGGAGAGGGCAGAGCCacggaatggaagagggagttcTGGTGGTGGTAGCAgttctggttccagttccagttccagttccagttcgAGCCCTagctccagttccagttccagtggTGAAAGTTCAGAAAGTAGCTCAGAGGTGTTTGAAGGCAGTAATGAAGGAAGCTCATCATCAGGCGCCAGGCGAGAGGGTCGACATAGGGCCCCGGTCACATTTGATGAAAGTGGCTCTTTGCCCTTCCTTAGTCTGGCTCAGTTTTTCCTCTTAAATGAGGATGATGATGACCAACCTAGAGGACTCACCAAAGAACAGATTGACAACTTGGCAATGAGAAGTTTTGGTGAAAACGATGCATTAAAAACCTGTAGTGTTTGTATTACAGAATATACAGAAGGCAACAAACTTCGTAAACTACCTTGTTCCCATGAGTACCATGTGCACTGCATCGATCGCTGGTTGTCTGAGAATTCTACCTGCCCTATTTGTCGCAGAGCAGTCTTAGCTTCTGGTAACAGAGAAAGTGTTGTGTAA